The following nucleotide sequence is from Triticum dicoccoides isolate Atlit2015 ecotype Zavitan chromosome 7B, WEW_v2.0, whole genome shotgun sequence.
GCCCCACTTGTGTCTAGCTAGCGTTAATTTTAAATTCTTCGTTACTTGCCCGATGTGTCTCCAGTACAAATACAGTACAAACCACGCACCTCCACAGTTAACACTCTCACTCCAAGTCACACCACTGCTTCGACCGAGATGATGGCGCCACTAGGTTCACGCCTCTTGCTCGTGGCGCTGGCGCTTCTCCCtttcttctccgccgccgccgagccgcgtTACACCGCCGTGTTCAGCTTTGGCGACTCGCTTGCCGACACCGGGAACGAGTTTGCGCTTACAGGCGGGGCCACCGGCAACACTCCCCCGTACGGCGAGACCTTCTTCGGCGCCCCCACCGGCCGTGCCTCCGACGGTCGCCTCGTCCTCGACTTCGTAGGTACATAATGGGATGACCACGGTTATATGTATAGCTCGTCTCGTTGATTAGTTACCAGTTTTAGTTCTCAATATCTGATTCTCAGTTGAGGCGCTGGGGTTGCCGCACCCGAGGCCGTATTTCGCCGGCGAGACCATGGCGGATTTCCAGCAGGGCGTGAACTTTGCTTACGGCAGATCGACGGCGCTTGGGCCGGAGTTCTTCGAGAGCAAAGGGTTTACGCTGTTCATGCCCGTCTCGCTCGCAAACCAGACGGAGTGGTTCAGGAATGTTCTACAGCTAGCCGGCGCAGTAGAAGGTAAATAAGTCTACACGCACAGAGCTACTGGTGGTGTAGAGGAAGTAGCAAGTCAATTAACTGGCCGGTCTGAGATAACAGAGCAGAGGAAGCTGATGGCGACGTCGCTGGTGATGATGGGAGAGATGGGAATCCACGACTACCTCATCTTCATCACCGGAAAGCTCGCCGAGGCCGAGATCCGGACCTTCGTGCCCCACATCGTCGGCGCCATCCGTTCAGTCATCACTGTAAGTAAATAAAACTATGTTCTTGTTTCCAACAAATATGAAGAAAGTGGAGTAACATGACATGGGACACATGCAGGAGGTGATCGATGCCGGAGCGAAAACGGTGGTGGTCCGGGGGATGATACCGCTGGGCTGCCAGCCGCTGTTGCTGGCCCTCTTTGAGGGCACCGGCGCCGACTACAGCCGGCCAACCGGCTGCCTGACGCGGCTCAACGACCTCACCCGGATGCACAACCACGCGCTGATGCGCATGGTCCTGGACCTCCGGCGCGCCTACCGCGGCACCGGCACGGCCATCCTCTACGCGGACCAGTTCGACCCCGTCACCGCCCTCGTCTCCACGCCCGGCAAGTACGGGTtcggggacaagcccctggcggcgTGCTGCGGAGGGAGCGGCACCTACAACTTCGACCCCACCTTCGCCACCCTCTGCGGCATGCCCGGGGCGAACAAGTGCGCCGACCCGTCCAAGTACGTCTCGTGGGACGGGATACACTTGACCGACGCCGCCAACCGGCATGTCGCCGGAAATGTGCTCAGGTCCACCGTATTGCGGCAAACGCCATATATGGCACACCTCTCCTCCAGCTAGCTATGTTGGCACTGCCCCTGTCAGTGCTCCTGCGCGGCCTAGTATTGTGTATCTTGTACGCATTTCCCTTCGAAATGAACGTAGCGCGCTTCGATGCGTCCGGTGCTACATACTCAGTTTGAGAATATCTCTGAGGAAGTCCAAATTATTCTTTTCAAACTGGCCAGGTACAAGTCGAGTGAAAAACTGAAAACATATATTGGGTCACTCGGTTTTGCTGGCGTCAATCTTTTTATTTTAGCAACCGGCGGGAGCCTTGTCTTTTCATTAGGGCAGTGCCCTGCGCCGGTGCGCCCTGCCTCCCAACCGTCAGATCGAGCCGTCCTGCATCGTCTTCTACCTTATGCGTCGTCTTTTCCCTCGATAACAAGCGCGATCGGGATGAGCCACAGCAAGCGCCGCGGGCCAGCCCACACACAGCTGTGGGCCTctacccgccgtcgtccccgtcgccattCGCCATTCGCCGCTCGACCTAACCGTCGCCATTGCCGCTCGCCGGTAGGAGCGTAGGTGCCCCATGGCCCATCCCCTCTTATGCAGCAAAAAAATGGATCCAACAAAAAAAATCGACCCTGCCGGTCCGTGGAGTTCGTCGCCGTTGCAGCTCCGCGGGGAAGCCACCGCGGTAGCCAGTTGCATCAATGGTGAGATGCCGATTCAAGCTTTTTGTCGCGGCCTCTGGTTGAAGCTTTTAAGAAGCTTTTCAATTTATGGTTGAAGCTTTCCAATTCGATGGTTGTAGCTTTTCCAATTCTACCAGCTTCACCGCGGGCGTTGGAGCCGGCCAGGGTTGGAGCTACAACCAGCAACTTTTGTTGCTACAACCGACCACACCAGATGCTGGAACCGGCCGTCTTTTTTGCTACAACCGATGGGAGCAACGACGGTGACAACTATTTTTGCTGGAATGGGCATCTCGATTTGCTGAAACCAGTGATTAAAATTGCTACATCAGTGATGAGTGGGGGCGCGACGGCGAGCTGCGACCAAAGGAAAAAGCTATAGCAGTATTCTAGGAAAGCTACAACGGTGATGCACGAGAGCTGCAACCCTAGTTTGATTTGCTACTACGGGCGACCAATTTTGCTGCATCGGTGACGGCGGGACGACATGGCCGCCGACATGGTGTGCCACGACCAGGCAAGGGGAGCTGCAACCATGGCTTGACACCAGGCATATCCATGGCGTCTTCCAACTCAAGCTCACCGGGGCGGCGGGGACTTGCAGCCGGGGGGCAGTGGAGAAGTGGGCAAGGGCGCTGAAGTTGAAGGTAGTGACCTGCACGGGATTTGGGGCTAGTCAGCGTTGGGATCcgaaggaggaagatgaggagtgtGGAAACCAGTGCGCTAGGCTGAGATAGAAGGAGCGGATCGggaggaagaaggaagagggagaaaatAAGATGGGCCAGGGTGATGCGCGAGGCGGTCGATGGGGATTCATCACGTGGCTCGCGAGCGACCGACGGAATCGTTCAGCCGGCGCACCGCGCCCAAACGTTTTCCTTTTCATTATGATGAAGAGGAAAATATGTACAGAGTGACATGTTTAGGGGACATGCCTGGAACCCCAACTCATACCGCACGCGGCTTACTCATAATAACTCTTGGTCCAAATGCTAAATCTCGCTGCGCAATGCCCTCTATGGTTAGGTGGGCCACCTTAATATACGTCATGTGTATGCCTTTGAAGATGGGCCTCGGCGTCAATCTGAAGCGTTAGATAAAATACGAATGATTATATTATGTATTTTGCCTCTAAACATTTTCTTCATGAAAACCAAATCACTTTCTTCTTCCTCCCATTGTCTGTTGCCACCGGCCGGCCGCCTGTTGCCCGCAGCCATCGGCGCTCCCGAGTTAGCCTCGTAACCCGCCCTTCCCTCAACCTCCCCCATCCCCATGTTTGTCGCCACCATCagccactggtggaaaaagggcctttggtcgcggttcgcaactgccattagtcgcggttgcgcaaccgcgaccgaacgggcgcgactaaaggccccaccctttagtcgcggttgcttaagaaccgcgactaaaggcccgtccacgtgggcgccaggtggccgtcggggcggaggacctttagtcgcggttcttctggccaaccacgactaaaggccgccgcaggtttagggttttagccccccccccccttaaacctgttttctgtttaatatgtattgttttattttttttgtgctttattttaattttgaaagagtttcacatattctacggtactacatacatgcatatgaatgtacaatttcaaacaaatttgaaattagaaccaaaaagaattcaagaggaatatacaatatatattcaatatcatcggatgaccatatacaattttgaacaagtttccatacataatttaatgcatataaagttctacgtcctcgtaatggtgttctcctttaggatggaggacttccctcctgaaccatccagctagttcctcttgaagtggtcggaagcgagcttctggactaagcatcatccggaggttattcctctgagcattggtatcactcggaacccgctcagaggtgtatctccggatcatctcacagacatagtatgcacatagattggtccccgctggctgaatatcctcaccattcttagcctttgcccttttgaattctaactcttttttgaattcaccgacctttgtatctatgaaccgtctccaaaccctacgaggcaaagaaaattaaatgaacaagagagttattagttacttgatattaggaaatgaacgaaataggccgatcgatatagagcgcaaatgaatgaaaataattacttctgcagcattcttctcatgtcgacccaaagctttggatccttattcagagagtcgtggacgagacattctgaggtgtcaactttaattactagcagaatccagtggaacctgcggacacgatacatgcacagtacgtcatgcataactcatcgattagccggccacataccatgcatggagtaaacaaaagataatgtgctcaagacagaaacactcacccaaaatggtaaggaaatagaatatcacttttgagttcctgctttgtaagaaactgccacaggtctgcctccatgtcggcggggtgatgctccaacacatatccattaacgatgtgtgggtcaatgaacccaacattatggatgttccttactctgcattccttaatcttcattctgcatgtataatagcggacacaacaatatagttaggacatatatataatgcaggcaatatgaacgagatggggtagaaataaatcacttacagaacgtagcaactgatgatagatttgtcgagctcacgcagattgaaaagctggaacaattcactcagatgaatttgtacatagtaatgtttgaagtgatgctcatatctaacttccgcataaatatattctttggcgtttttattttttatgtaacccttgtaccatttcagcagacctttcatttctggaggtagatcctgttcctgcgcaggctcgacgagaggcccattcttcacatatgtaattactacctccttcactggcgcctcatcaaggcctaacagttcacgaagagtaatacctaagttggccgcttgttctctggcactcgttacagtcaatccatgtgctgccgcagctgctatgatatcggggtcatccggaccggcggctttcactataagcggggcaatcgattgtttactttgttccccgagctgggcaactcgtttcccgctttttttactttctaattccgttttctcggcctcctccaaggctttgttctcctggttctccgcccgctctttcttctccttcaacatgagtgcctgcctacgaagttcacgtgcataatcgtcaggcagattcttcgcggcttgggacggtgtgctcaaaaatgacttagcccacttcttttgctcatcagaaaatactggcttgggctcgggctctcttttcttcttgcagttcgccttccatttctcatgatcagcagccgcggccgcggcagtttcctcggcactacgttcccaaggccttgtggggagaggcttcaatgatggctccggtacctttgtggtcttaggtacataagggtccgggttaataatccaggactgcttctgcttctttgccggaggtggattggggggcggcgtctgatcactcgccggacgaggactggggggcggcgtctgatcacccgccggacgttgtggactggggggcgtcggctgacgtgacggaggtgtaggtgaaccgccaccaccgtaggggggtggacttgttgtccttggcgcctcgcctggaaacttgataaacttcttttgccatagaatgaaatggcgcttgacatctccaagtcttttctccccttcaggtgtagcaatgtcaatctccaggtcctcaaacccttggactatgtcctccaccgtgacacgagcatagccatcttgaatgggggtgttgtggtggagtgctccaggtaaacatggtaaagcactgccgatggctaccttcacggacatgttcccgataggataatacagatgacattctttcatctcctttatatcgtccacggggtagcgaggaggctccggtgcagtaatttcgaccaccagaggctccggtgcagtaatttcgaccaccagaggctcaggtgcagtaatttcgatcgtcggtgcatctgcaccagccggtggggcctccgtggaagccacactgcttctccgctgttggcttctgagatccgttggatgatcttcatgctgcgcccgagctgcatctcgttcggctactagtacactcacggttttcttcatcacatccatttccgatgccaaccgcgccacaacatctgcttcccgatccatctttctcttccggcttctgtaaccgtacgggtcatcgttctgggggaaccctattttccacggaatgtgccccatgcctcgtacacgtcctccgtgttcaggattcccgagggcttttgtcagcgcgtcgttctctctgttgaacttgatcttcccctcttgagcatccctcattgcgtcaataagggcttgggtgggtttaattattttgccccggtaaacacagtcccctgtctccgggttcagcgttcccccatgcccgtaccaccagcttttggcccttgggtcccatccctccgtacctggacggattcctcgcgccctcagctcgttctccatcttctcccacctaggctcccaaaggcgataccctcctggccccataatatgattgtactccttcttagccgcattttccttttttttcgatatttgaatgaactgctccgatttcttttgcttcacaaattctggccaatcatgtttcagtttctcatattgtcctttgaaatccggagtcttgttctgcttgacaaagtcatgggctagattttgcttgaatttccggaatgcgtcggccatcttatgaagagcgaactgtttgactagcctcctcctctccttgttttcctcaatcttgttaccctcctcatcgaatttgttgtattccggaggtagaacgaaatgttccataagctttttgaagcaatctttttttgttctcttatcgacgaaagtgaaaccagcaattcgtgccttctttggcttattccactcctggacggtgatcgagacgttgtctctaacaatggctccgcattggttgacaaacttggtggcgttcttgcggggctccagcggcctgccggttgcactgtcgacaacctcgatggtgcatgtttctccttgtttcgtcgtcttggttgcgccacgctttgacgacgtactcgattgtttcgacgatccggccgagggctaaaataagaaagagagtcgcgcgcgttagtccacacatatttattcaaatcagttagtttgtatcaccagaggctcaatgtatatatatatacctcggcgccggaggtggttgctacttccatttgaagatcgtcgtttatcgacgtttgttcggcatcatcttgctgatggcgcccttcatcttcaccgtcaaggttcagataagaagagatatcatcttcttcttgtccggtcggcacatatagaatatcgccgtttatgatgccgaacatatgtgcttcaccgtccggatcatagttgtccataatcgggtcagctctatcgtccgccattatgtcagtcctgaaaacatgtagtaaaaacaaattaattaagtgaagaaggggggcgatggcggtggcggtggcgaaagggcggtggcaaaaggagggggcgaggaaggggtgggagagggtgtcgcggtagagcgcgagacggggcggcagacgacggcgtcacggagagggaggcgaggacaacacatttataaccctcgccgtcccctctcgatccctaaaaaaacaccgcgcgcatcgccgctccctctccgtatatacgtttttttgttaattatcaaattttacagttttttttgttaattatcaagttttaagttatttaccgtttttgttatactaattaactagttaaaattaaaaagaacaaaaaaaaaattctctctctctctctgctctctgctctctctctctgctctctctctctctctctctctctctctctctcgatcatcGCTCTCTGAGCagttgagggcggcgaggccggcggcccgaggatggattggggggcggcgcggcgttgagggcggcggggccggccggcggcgttcaGGGCAGCGAGGCCGGCCGNNNNNNNNNNNNNNNNNNNNNNNNNNNNNNNNNNNNNNNNNNNNNNNNNNNNNNNNNNNNNNNNNNNNNNNNNNNNNNNNNNNNNNNNNNNNNNNNNNNNNNNNNNNNNNNNNNNNNNNNNNNNNNNNNNNNNNNNNNNNNNNNNNNNNNNNNNNNNNNNNNNNNNNNNNNNNNNNNNNNNNNNNNNNNNNNNNNNNNNNNNNNNNNNNNNNNNNNNNNNNNNNNNNNNNNNNNNNNNNNNNNNNNNNNNNNNNNNNNNNNNNNNNNNNNNNNNNNNNNNNNNNNNNNNNNNNNNNNNNNNNNNNNNNNNNNNNNNNNNNNNNNNNNNNNNNNNNNNNNNNNNNNNNNNNNNNNNNNNNNNNNNNNNNNNNNNNNNNNNNNNNNNNNNNNNNNNNNNNNNNNNNNNNNNNNNNNNNNNNNNNNNNNNNNNNNNNNNNNNNNNNNNNNNNNNNNNNNNNNNNNNNNNNNNNNNNNNNNNNNNNNNNNNNNNNNNNNNNNNNNNNNNNNNNNNNNNNNNNNNNNNNNNNNNNNNNNNNNNNNNNNNNNNNNNNNNNNNNNNNNNNNNNNNNNNNNNNNNNNNNNNNNNNNNNNNNNNNNNNNNNNNNNNNNNNNNNNNNNNNNNNNNNNNNNNNNNNNNNNNNNNNNNNNNNNNNNNNNNNNNNNNNNNNNNNNNNNNNNNNNNNNNNNNNNNNNNNNNNNNNNNNNNNNNNNNNNNNNNNNNNNNNNNNNNNNNNNNNNNNNNNNNNNNNNNNNNNNNNNNNNNNNNNNNNNNN
It contains:
- the LOC119336191 gene encoding sinapine esterase-like — its product is MMAPLGSRLLLVALALLPFFSAAAEPRYTAVFSFGDSLADTGNEFALTGGATGNTPPYGETFFGAPTGRASDGRLVLDFVVEALGLPHPRPYFAGETMADFQQGVNFAYGRSTALGPEFFESKGFTLFMPVSLANQTEWFRNVLQLAGAVEEQRKLMATSLVMMGEMGIHDYLIFITGKLAEAEIRTFVPHIVGAIRSVITEVIDAGAKTVVVRGMIPLGCQPLLLALFEGTGADYSRPTGCLTRLNDLTRMHNHALMRMVLDLRRAYRGTGTAILYADQFDPVTALVSTPGKYGFGDKPLAACCGGSGTYNFDPTFATLCGMPGANKCADPSKYVSWDGIHLTDAANRHVAGNVLRSTVLRQTPYMAHLSSS